One region of Oryza sativa Japonica Group chromosome 10, ASM3414082v1 genomic DNA includes:
- the LOC4348612 gene encoding thaumatin-like protein, whose amino-acid sequence MACLSLLSGVHPLPLLLLITLLGPVALVRGVTFRVVNKCPFPVWPAAAPNAGHPVLAGGGFLLPPGQSRRVSAPPTWNGRFWGRTGCNFTSTATNHHGNAAASCLTGDCGGRLACNGTAGAPPATLVEVDLHEDQSKGSSYDVSLVDGYNLPVAVWTKPPTPGAAAADRKCVIPGCAKNVNAVCPPELQVTAAAAVVACKSACVAFGTDAFCCRGAHGTAETCRGSAYSRVFRDACPAYVSYPYDTAAARCYAEVYVLTFCPSRWGAGADRVAQA is encoded by the exons ATGGCGTGCTTATCCTTGCTCTCCGGCGTTCATCCCCTACCACTACTCCTGCTCATTACTCTCTTAG GACCGGTGGCGCTCGTGCGCGGCGTCACCTTCCGCGTGGTGAACAAGTGCCCGTTCCCggtgtggccggcggcggcgcccaacGCCGGCCACCcggtgctcgccggcggcggcttcctcctcccgccgggcCAGTCCAGGCGCGTCAGCGCGCCGCCCACCTGGAACGGCCGCTTCTGGGGCCGCACCGGCTGCAACttcacctccaccgccaccaaccACCACGGCAACGCCGCCGCGTCCTGCCTCACCGGCGACTGCGGCGGCCGCCTCGCGTGCAACGGCACCGCCGGCGCCCCTCCGGCCACCCTCGTCGAGGTGGACCTCCACGAGGACCAGAGCAAGGGGAGCTCCTACGACGTCAGCCTCGTCGACGGCTACAACCTGCCGGTGGCCGTGTGGACGAAGCCCCCcacccccggcgccgccgccgccgatcgcaAGTGCGTCATCCCCGGCTGCGCCAAGAACGTCAACGCGGTGTGCCCGCCGGAGCTgcaggtgacggcggcggcggcggtggtggcgtgcaAGAGCGCGTGCGTGGCGTTCGGGACGGACGCGTTCTGCTGCCGCGGCGCGCACGGCACGGCGGAGACGTGCCGCGGCAGCGCGTACTCGCGGGTGTTCCGGGACGCGTGCCCGGCGTACGTCAGCTACCCGtacgacacggcggcggcgaggtgctaCGCGGAGGTGTACGTGCTCACATTCTGTCCGTCCAGATGGGGCGCGGGGGCAGATCGTGTGGCCCAGGCTTGA
- the LOC4348614 gene encoding glycerol-3-phosphate acyltransferase RAM2 has protein sequence MEAVAEAVAAAVAAGVEPFPAVDKCDASGREAHAVAADLEGTLLRSRSAFPYYALVAFECGGVPRLALLLLLAPLAAALRAAVSEAAAVRVLVFAATAGARVREIESAARAVLPRFYAADVHPGAWRVFAACARRRVVLTATPRVMAEPFLVDCLGADAVAGTELATWRGRATGLVDDRRGGVLVGRRKAQALLDMFAGGDVPDVGLGDRRSDYPFMSLCKEGYIVPRSPAVEAVPMDKLPRPVIFHDGRLARRPTPLAALLAVLWFPVGFALACVRIAAGALLPMPWVYYAFWALGVRVVVRGAPPPRAERAAGRRGVLFACSHRTLLDPIFLSAALGRPVAAVTYSLSRLSEFLSPIRTVRLTRDRAADAAMIGELLDEGDLAICPEGTTCREPFLLRFSALFAELTDEVVPVAMESRMGMFHGTTARGWKGMDPFYFFMNPSPAYVVTFLGKLPPEHTCGAGGRSSHEVANYIQRLIAATLSYECTSLTRKDKYRALAGNDGVVDNATGKLPSPATATANNSKDKAC, from the exons atggaggcggtggcggaggcggtggcggcggcggtggcggccggggtGGAGCCGTTCCCGGCGGTGGACAAGTGCGACGCGTCGGGGCGGGAGGCGCACGCGGTGGCGGCCGACCTGGAGGGGACGCTGCTCCGGTCGCGGAGCGCGTTCCCGTACTACGCGCTCGTGGCGTTCGAGTGTGGCGGCGTGCCGCGgctggcgctgctgctgctgctggccccgctggcggcggcgctccgggcgGCGgtgtcggaggcggcggcggtgcgggtgcTGGTGTtcgcggcgacggccggggcgcgggtgcgggaGATCGAGTCCGCGGCGCGCGCCGTGCTGCCGAGGTTCTACGCCGCCGACGTGCACCCGGGCGCGTGGCGCGTGTTcgcggcgtgcgcgcgccgccgcgtcgtgctCACGGCCACGCCCCGCGTCATGGCGGAGCCGTTCCTCGTCGACTGCctcggcgccgacgccgtcgcgggCACCGAGCTCGCCACGTGGCGCGGCCGCGCCACGGGCCTCGTCGacgaccgccgcggcggcgtcctcgtcggccgccgcAAGGCGCAGGCGCTCCTCGACatgttcgccggcggcgacgtcccGGACGTCGGCCTCGGCGACCGCCGCTCCGACTACCCGTTCATGAGCCTCTGCAAG GAAGGGTACATCGtgccgcgctcgccggcggtggaggcggtgccCATGGACAAGCTGCCGCGGCCGGTGATCTTCCACGACGGCCGCCTCGCGCGGCGGCCGACTCCGCTGGCGGCGCTGCTCGCCGTGCTCTGGTTCCCCGTGGGGTTCGCGCTGGCGTGCGTCCGCATCGCGGCGGGCGCGCTGCTGCCGATGCCGTGGGTGTACTACGCGTTCTGGGCGCTGGGCGTGCGCGTCGTGgtgcgcggcgcgccgccgccgcgcgcggagCGCGCCGCGGGGCGCCGCGGGGTGCTCTTCGCCTGCTCCCACCGTACGCTGCTCGACCCGATCTTCCTCTCGGCGGCGCTCGGCCGCCCCGTGGCCGCCGTCACCTACTCGCTGTCGCGGCTGTCGGAGTTCCTGTCGCCGATCAGGACGGTGCGGCTGACGCGggaccgcgccgccgacgccgccatgaTCGGCGAGCTCCTCGACGAGGGCGACCTGGCGATCTGCCCCGAGGGGACGACGTGCCGGGAGCCGTTCCTGCTGCGGTTCTCGGCGCTGTTCGCGGAGCTCACCGACGAGGTGGTGCCGGTGGCGATGGAGAGCCGGATGGGCATGTTCCACGGCAcgacggcgagggggtggaAGGGGATGGACCCCTTCTACTTCTTCATGAACCCCAGCCCGGCGTACGTCGTCACGTTCCTCGGCAAGCTGCCGCCGGAGCACAcctgcggcgccggcggcaggtCCAGCCACGAGGTGGCCAACTACATCCAGAGGCTCATCGCCGCCACGCTCTCCTACGAGTGCACCAGCCTCACCAGGAAGGACAAGTACAGGGCGCTCGCCGGCAACGACGGCGTCGTCGACAACGCCACCGGCAAGCtgccatcgccggcgacggcgacggcgaacaacAGCAAGGACAAAGCTTGCTag
- the LOC4348615 gene encoding probable prolyl 4-hydroxylase 7 — protein sequence MAALSSRRRHGSLRLLAVALLVLAGVASSAAAAGSGRGAFDPSRVVQLSWRPRAFLHKGFLTDAECEHLISLAKDKLEKSMVADNESGKSVMSEVRTSSGMFLEKKQDEVVARIEERIAAWTFLPPDNGESIQILHYQNGEKYEPHYDYFHDKNNQALGGHRIATVLMYLSDVGKGGETIFPEAEGKLLQPKDDTWSDCAKNGYAVKPVKGDALLFFSLHPDATTDSDSLHGSCPVIEGQKWSATKWIHVRSFDISVKQGASTDGCEDENVLCPQWAAVGECAKNPNYMVGTNEAPGFCRKSCNVCAQ from the exons atggccgctctcagctcgcgccgccgccatggcagcctccgcctcctcgccgtggCCCTCCTGGTGCTCGCCGGAgtggcctcctccgccgccgcggcggggagcggccgcGGCGCATTTGACCCATCCCGCGTCGTGCAGCTCTCGTGGCGCCCCAG GGCGTTCCTGCACAAGGGGTTCCTGACGGACGCGGAGTGCGAGCACCTGATCTCGCTG GCGAAGGACAAGCTGGAGAAGTCGATGGTGGCGGACAACGAGTCCGGGAAGAGCGTCATGAGCGAGGTGCGGACCAGCTCCGGCATGTTCCTCGAGAAGAAGCAG GACGAAGTTGTAGCTAGGATAGAGGAGAGGATTGCAGCTTGGACGTTCCTTCCACCAG ATAATGGCGAATCCATTCAAATATTACATTATCAGAATGGCGAGAAGTATGAGCCACACTATGATTACTTCCATGACAAAAATAATCAAGCTCTTGGAGGACATCGGATCGCCACTGTGCTCATGTACCTTTCAGACGTTGGGAAGGGGGGAGAGACCATCTTTCCAGAAGCAGAG GGGAAGTTATTACAACCCAAGGATGATACATGGTCTGACTGTGCTAAAAATGGATATGCAG TAAAACCGGTAAAGGGTGATGCCCTTCTGTTCTTCAGTCTCCACCCCGATGCAACAACAGACTCTGACAGCCTGCACGGGAGCTGCCCGGTCATTGAAGGTCAGAAGTGGTCCGCAACTAAATGGATCCATGTGAGGTCCTTCGACATCTCTGTCAAGCAGGGAGCTTCCACTGACGGGTGCGAGGATGAGAACGTCCTCTGCCCCCAGTGGGCTGCAGTAGGGGAGTGTGCCAAGAATCCGAACTACATGGTGGGTACCAATGAAGCACCTGGCTTCTGCCGGAAGAGCTGCAATGTGTGTGCACAGTAA
- the LOC107279221 gene encoding protein S40-7-like — MDSAARTLRSPPAERFLGMFTSPTPSLPTSPTAAGDELLEGDLLFAPAPSSDPPPPPPPDPSGKPARVQGGHVGLLAALHEGDRKLSGRGGAAAVATAGAAGALLRRKATIAAAEAAASSSAQTQSPPSAARAIPSAPRVRFHLPEQPPAVPYHQSAPVKVPVRPPPPRRSGWDHLAGVPGDGYDDDDDEELLRGDAAMLPPHEMVARASAGGGFGGPVKPSSMLEGVGRTLKGRDLRRVRDAVLRQTGFLD; from the coding sequence atggactccgccgcccgcacgctccgctcgccgccggcggagcgCTTCCTCGGCATGTTCACCTCGCCGACCCCGTCTCTCCCCACCTCCCCGACCGCGGCGGGCGACGAGCTCCTCGAGGGGGACCTCCTCTTCGCGCCGGCCCCGTCCTCggaccctccgccgccgccgcctcccgatCCGTCCGGTAAACCGGCCCGCGTCCAGGGCGGCCACGTAGGGCTCCTCGCCGCGCTTCACGAGGGGGACAGGAAGCTctccgggcgcggcggcgctgctgccgtggccaccgccggcgccgccggggcgctgctccgccgcaaggcgaccatcgccgccgcggaggcggcggcgtcgtcctcgGCGCAGACCCAGTCGCCCccgtccgccgcgcgcgcgatcCCATCGGCCCCCAGGGTGAGGTTCCACCTCCCGGAGCAGCCCCCCGCGGTGCCGTACCACCAGTCGGCTCCCGTGAAGGTGCccgtccggccgccgccgccgcggaggagcgGGTGGGACCATCTGGCCGGCGTGCCAGGCGACGgatacgacgacgacgacgacgaggagctccTCCGTGGGGACGCCGCTATGCTGCCCCCGCACGAGATGGTGGCGCGCgcgtccgccggcggcggcttcggcggGCCGGTGAAGCCGTCCTCGATGCTCGAGGGCGTCGGCCGGACGCTCAAGGGGCGCGACCTCCGCCGCGTGCGCGACGCCGTTCTCCGGCAAACCGGATTTCTTGACTGA